The DNA segment GCGGGAGGCGGCTGCGACCCGGAGTTCACGGCGCTGGTGGCACGCGGGCACGCCGACGGCACCATCGATCCGTCATTGCCCGCCGATTGGGTGCAGAGCGTGCTGTGGGCGCAGCTCTACGCCGGCTGGAGCTACATGGCCGAGCAGCGGGTCTCGCGCCACGAGGCCCTGCGCCTGGTTCTGCATTGCCTGGGCGGCGCTCTGCGGTCTTGATCCGCATCTTCTGCCGTTCTGAAAGCCTCATCGCGCTGCCACCGTCTCGTGCCGCACACCGCCTAGAGCATCCTAGGAGGATAGGACTTTGCGGTGGGCCGGACGGAGCACGAGAGCGGGCCGGGAGGTCATGGGGAACTGGCATACTGACCGCTCCGACACGACCACGCTGCGTGTCAGGATTATGGGGTGTCGGTCTCGCTATCAGAGTTCGGGCAGCTTGCGGGCTTGCCCGAGCCGGCTGATGGGCGCCGTCATCTCGTGGCGTTACCTCGGGAACGACCGCGGGCGCCGGAGAGTCAGCGCCGGCATCTCGTTGCGCTCCCGCGAGGGCGGCCGCCGCGGTTGACGATCCCACTGGATGTGGGGCGGCCGGCTCCGGCGATCAGAGAACCCGCGATCAGAGAACCGGCCTCCGCGCGGCGCAGGGAAGCCGTCTCGCCCGATGTGCTGTTCTCGGTGGCCAGCGGCCCGGCCGGGAAGGATCACCGGCCCGCTGTCGCCGTCGTCGCCGCGTTCATCGTGCTGCTGACCGTGTGCGGCGGAGCGTTCACCGCTCTGAGCCTGGCACTTCACTGACACCGACCTGCGCGATGTCCCACTCGCCGTTGTGGATCAGGTAACCGCGACCCGGTCCCAGCCGCACCGGTGAACGACGCGGCAGGGTCACCCCGAGCAGGTCGCCGTCCAGGTCGACGTTGGGGCGCAGCAGCAGACCCGTCTTGGATCGTCGTACCGTCTGGGTCCAATGCCCGTAGAGCGTCCGCAGCGCATCCGACCGGCCCGCCGCGATCACGTGCAGGTCCGGGCGGCCCATTCCGAGCAGGCCGGCGATCGCACCGTCCGCGTCGTCGAGGGCTTCGGCGTCGTCGATCAGCAGAATCACCGGTCCGTCGGTCGTCCGCAGGTCGGCCAGCAACGCAGCCGCCGCCCCACCGGCCGGTGCGAACCGGTCCAGATCGTCGCAGGTCCGCAACGGTGATCGCCGCCCGCCCACGCCCGCGACGAACGCCCGTCCCCGCACCACCGCCGCGAGCGTCAGCAGCGCCGTGCTCTTGCCACAGCGGGCCGGCCCCGCGATCAGCGCATGATCACCTTCGTAGAGCACGAGCGACGCCACTCCGAGATCCGACTCCTGCACACCGAGCGGCAGCCGCCACGGTTCATCCGACAGCGATGGTTCCGGCAGATCAGAAACGGCCACGACCGACGGCAGCACGCCGATCCGGTTCGCGTATACCGAAAAATTCGGATACTTCGCGGCAACCGCCGCGACCAGGAACGCGGCCGACGGCGCCGGCCGCCCCACCTGCGCCTGCAACCCGGCCGGCAGCGACACGAATCGACCCGCCACCCGAGCGGGCACGTCCTTGCGGGTCAGCCCGGCCTGCACATAGTCGTACGGATCCGGCAGCCGGAACAGCCACCGCTGCGTGGTCACCGCCGTCCACGCCGCCGGCACGGTGCTGAATCGGTCAGCCGTCACCGCGAACCAGATCCCGGCCGCAGTGCCGTCCGCATAGAGCCGGGTCAAGATGTCCATGATCGCCAGACCCTCGACGTCGTCGAACGCGGCGCGCATCGCGGACAGGTTGTCGATCAGGACCAGCAGCGGCCGGGACGGCTCGGATCGACGGCGGTCCAGCTCCGCGCGCAGGTGACGGATCAGCCGCACTTGTCGTTCCCGGTCATCGGCGATGATCACGGAACCGGTGTGCGGCAGCGATTCGAGCACACCGAGGTCCCCGGTGCCGTAGTCGATCGCGTAGATCTCGAGCTGATCCGGTGCCCGCGCCACCGCGAGACTGAGCGCCAGGGAGATCAGCGTCGTGGTCGTTCCGCTCCCGGTGATGCCGAAGAGCAGCAGGTTCCCGTCGGAGGGCTCCCAGCCGATCGGCAGCTGCCGCTGATTGTCCGGGTCGTCGGCGAGCGCCACCACAGCGACGGACTCCGACGGCGGCAGCGTCGCCAGATCGATGTCACCACTGATCGGTTCCGGCCACGGTCGGTGCGGCGCCGGCATACCGGCGGCGGCTTCGGCGACAGCGTCGACGAGACGCGCGAGGTCCGTGCGGCGCGAGCTTTCCACAACCTCCGGGGTACGGGTGGAAGCCCCGCCCGCCGGGGAACCGAAAACGAACGGCTCCACCGCGACCGGAGCGTCGTCCCCTCCCCCGGACACCGTGGTCACCAGCGCCGTCTGGATGCCGACGACCTCGCCCGGTCCCAGGCGCACATAGGCGCGGCCGGGCAGGAGCCGGCTCAGCTCGGCTGCCTCCCGTACCCCGATCACATCAATCGAATCGGCCGCATCCTGCACGCGAAGCGCAACCCGGAGGTTGGTGTTGGTGCGGATGTTGTCGTTGACCGCGCCGGACGGCCGCTGGGTGGCGAGGATGAGGTGCACGCCGAGGGTGCGTCCGCGCTGGGCGATGCCGACGAGGGCGGTCAGGAAGTCCGGCAGCTCCTTGGCCATCGTGGCGAACTCGTCGATCACCACGACCAGCCGGGGCATCGGCTCGGTCTCCGCCGCGCCGCTCCGGACGTACTCGATCAGGTTGTCGGCCCGTACCTCCCGCAGCCGCCGCTCGCGTCGCCGCAACTCCGCCTCCAGGGCGCGCAGTGCCCGCTCGCCGAGCTGTTCGTCGAGGTCGGTGACGAGACCGACGGTGTGCGGCAGCCGGGCGCACTCGTCGAACGCGGCGCCGCCCTTGTAGTCCATCAGCACGAACGTGAGGTGCTGCGGGTCGGCGCCGGCCGCGAGCGCGGCGACCAGGCTGCGCAGCAGCTCGCTCTTGCCGGAGCCGGTGGTGCCGCCGATCAGCCCGTGCGGCCCGTCCCGGATCAGGTCGAGGGTGAAGACGCCGTTGCCGGTCATGCCGAGCGGGGCGGTGAGCGCGATCGGGTCGGCGCGGCGCCAGCGTTCCCGGATGGCCGCGGCGTCGATGCGGGCGAGACCGAGCATGGGCAGGAGACGTACGCCGTCCGGCAGCCCCGCGCCCGCTCGCCGCGATTCCGGGTCGTCGAAGCGGGCCAGATGCCGGGCGCAGGTCCTCGCCTCGGCGACGGCAAGGCCCGCGAGCAGCACGTTCTCCACGGCCGTGCCCTCGGCGGGCCGGCGTACCGTGGCGTCGCCGTCCGTCCCGACGATCTCGATGACCGTGTCGCAGGCGGCCGGCAGCCGATCCGGGGTGGCGGCGAGCACGATCCCGGCGACCGCGACCGGCGGCGCCTGCCCGAAAGCTCCCGGCGCCCCTCCCCGCGCCCCTCCCCGCGCGCCGAACGCACCCGACGCTCCTGGCGCGCCGAACGCTCCGGGCGTTCCGAATGCTCCGGGCATTCCGGGCGCTCCGGCTGTGGCGACGCGTGCCGCGTTCAGCAGGTCGCGGGCCGGGGAATGAACACCTTCGGTCAGCACGTCGGAGTCGAGCACTACCAGGGCCGTTCCGGACGCGCCGCCGGCGGCGAGTTGCCGGAGCATGCCGTCGCTGCGGTCGCGGCGGTGCGACAGCCACCGCCCGCTGTCGTCGCCGAGCCGGGTGTGCGGCAGCCACTTCGACCATTCCCAGTCGGGTTCGCGGCCGTCGTCGACGAACACGCCGACGGTCAGGTCGGCAGGCCCGTGGTGGACGGCGGCCTGGCAGAGCAGGCTCCGGGCGACGGCGAGCGATACTTTCCGGTCACCGGCGATCCCGACGATCCCGCCTCCGCCGAGCGCGATCTCGACGGGCGCGGCCGGGAGGCGCGCGGCGGCGACACGCTCGGCGACCGGATCGGGCAATTTGCCGGATTCGGCGAGTACCGGCGGCTGCCACGGCCGGTCCGCGATCCCCGCGCTGAGCAGCAGGTAGTCGTCGTGGTGCGGGCGTCGCTCCCAGAGCCGGACGCTGGGCAG comes from the Actinoplanes sp. OR16 genome and includes:
- a CDS encoding FtsK/SpoIIIE domain-containing protein, translated to MVTVAGLRSGQVFSLPVGRWLVGRGPAAAVRLEDETVSREHCVLDVGDEGVTVSDLGAANGVQINGVTGRDPTRIVPGDVLGVGAVALGVRVPGDADRPAGLDLRRHLGRGGTVSFNRPPRSAPPAGPKEVTAPAEPKEPAKAHFSIASTLGPLVIAVLMVAITRDLRFGLFALLSPLIGIGTYVESRRRNRREAAEGERKFEEGLTELDQRMAEAGAAERDRLRHILADPAETLRRAALPSVRLWERRPHHDDYLLLSAGIADRPWQPPVLAESGKLPDPVAERVAAARLPAAPVEIALGGGGIVGIAGDRKVSLAVARSLLCQAAVHHGPADLTVGVFVDDGREPDWEWSKWLPHTRLGDDSGRWLSHRRDRSDGMLRQLAAGGASGTALVVLDSDVLTEGVHSPARDLLNAARVATAGAPGMPGAFGTPGAFGAPGASGAFGARGGARGGAPGAFGQAPPVAVAGIVLAATPDRLPAACDTVIEIVGTDGDATVRRPAEGTAVENVLLAGLAVAEARTCARHLARFDDPESRRAGAGLPDGVRLLPMLGLARIDAAAIRERWRRADPIALTAPLGMTGNGVFTLDLIRDGPHGLIGGTTGSGKSELLRSLVAALAAGADPQHLTFVLMDYKGGAAFDECARLPHTVGLVTDLDEQLGERALRALEAELRRRERRLREVRADNLIEYVRSGAAETEPMPRLVVVIDEFATMAKELPDFLTALVGIAQRGRTLGVHLILATQRPSGAVNDNIRTNTNLRVALRVQDAADSIDVIGVREAAELSRLLPGRAYVRLGPGEVVGIQTALVTTVSGGGDDAPVAVEPFVFGSPAGGASTRTPEVVESSRRTDLARLVDAVAEAAAGMPAPHRPWPEPISGDIDLATLPPSESVAVVALADDPDNQRQLPIGWEPSDGNLLLFGITGSGTTTTLISLALSLAVARAPDQLEIYAIDYGTGDLGVLESLPHTGSVIIADDRERQVRLIRHLRAELDRRRSEPSRPLLVLIDNLSAMRAAFDDVEGLAIMDILTRLYADGTAAGIWFAVTADRFSTVPAAWTAVTTQRWLFRLPDPYDYVQAGLTRKDVPARVAGRFVSLPAGLQAQVGRPAPSAAFLVAAVAAKYPNFSVYANRIGVLPSVVAVSDLPEPSLSDEPWRLPLGVQESDLGVASLVLYEGDHALIAGPARCGKSTALLTLAAVVRGRAFVAGVGGRRSPLRTCDDLDRFAPAGGAAAALLADLRTTDGPVILLIDDAEALDDADGAIAGLLGMGRPDLHVIAAGRSDALRTLYGHWTQTVRRSKTGLLLRPNVDLDGDLLGVTLPRRSPVRLGPGRGYLIHNGEWDIAQVGVSEVPGSER